Sequence from the Candidatus Acidulodesulfobacterium acidiphilum genome:
CAATTTTATTACGGTTTGAACCGGTCAAGGATGTTTCAGATTTTACCGATTCGCCGGCAGGAATGGAAAAATTAGATTCTATCTGCATGCCGCTTATAGCAATAGGCGAATCCCTCAAGAAGCTTGACAAAATTACGGAAGGAGAACTTTTTAAAAAATATCCTGATATTGAATGGAAAAAAGCGATAGGCATGAGAAATATTATTAGCCATCAGTATTTTGACATAGATGCCGAGGCCGTGTTTCAGGTATGCTATATAGAAATACCCCGTCTGTCAAAAACGATTGAAAAAATGATTAAAGATATTAAATAAATCTGCTGCCTTTAATTTTCAAAGAAAATTATTTAACGGTATTAAATGAATTTTTATATAAACAGTTTGAGGGTTCTATATGAGCAATGATGAATTTACCAGATTAAGGGACGAGATAATAAGGGTGGGACATAATGCCGTAAGAAATGCGCAGAAAGAAAATCTTAAAATGGGAATTCCCAACGTCTATAGTAGAAACGGCAAACTTTACTACGAACTTCCGAGCGGCGAAATTACGTCCGAAACGCCGGACATTTATAAAAATTGCGACGATTTATCATAATTTAGATTTATAAGACATACGCTTCAACCTCCAAACGAACCATTTTTACATTAATATTGCCTGATTTATCTGTTGGATGGTCCATTTTATAAGATTCCGATACTTCGTCAAGAAAAGTTTCCCTTAATGTTTCAGGCAAGCAGTCCGTAAATGGAAACCATGTAGTCCTTAACCAGCCTTTAAAACTTTCTTCTCCGGCATGTTTAATATTCTTTTTAGTCAATTCCAATCGTAGAGGCTTAAAATTATTTTCCGAAAGCCATATCTCGTAGTCTTTTATATCGTAAAAATAATACGGCGTAACGAAATTATTGAAATACTTACTCCAATCCGGTTTGTTAAGGACTAATTTAACGGTATTCAAAACTTCATCCACATTGCCGCGTCCGCCCATTTGAAATAAAATTCTGCCTTTCGGCTTAAGGCAGGCATGAACTTTTCTAAGAACGTAGCTATGGTCTTTTATCCAGTGAAGACAAGCATTAGAAAAAGCAATATCAAATTTTTTAGAGAAGTTAATCTCTTCTGCATCCATTCGATAAAATGTCAGATTTTGGAATTTATCGTTTGAAAATTCTTTCGACGCTAAATTTATCATATTTTCGGATGCATCTATGCCGACTACTTCTCCTTTTTTTAGTATCTTAGATAATTTTGCGCTTATTTTTCCGTCTCCGCAGCCTATATCGAGTAAGGATTCACTGCCGGTTAAAGAAAGTTTTTCGATAAGTTCTTCGCCTAATTGCAACTGGCATTGAGAATTCTTTGCGTAATCTTCGGCATTCCAGTTATGCTTCATAATTAACCGCTGTTTTTTATATTAATGATGGAATTATTAAAGTTTAAGATTAAAAAACATTAGAAATAAAGTTTATTTATTTGAACGGATTGACAATTTTCAATTGTTCTTCTATCTCTTGTCCTGAATTTAAATCTTCTGAATACAAAATATCACATTTGTTTTTCAATGCGGATGCTATTATTGTACTATCCCAGTATGAATAACGGTATTTAGTCCTGATTAAAGATGCCTTAAGCAATATATCTTTAGAAAAACTAATAATCAAATATCTTTTATAGCAACTGTCGATAAATTCGATTACACTGGGTTCATCAAATCCCAGTTTTTTAAGCATATTATTGCTAACTTCGTTGATTACCTGAGTGCTGACGGGCAAAATCATCCAATAACAGAATATTTTTTGCAATTTCATGTTTTTGCGGGTCAATGTCGGAAAAACCATAAAGAAATATGTTTGAATCAAGAAAAATTTTATCTTTCATTTGCTTCTTCTCTTGACAATAAAGAAATGCATCCGGTTAAATGCGCAGGGTTATTAACCGTTTTAAAAATAAAATCTTTATTATTGCCGGTTTCATTATCCAATATTATGACTTTTGCTTTTTTTGCATTATAATATTTCCTAGGCAAACGGATTACGCCGTTTTTTACCTCAGCTTCAAATTCCGTATTCTGCATATTTATTCACCTTAATAATTATAATATTATATATAGCATTTATTTATTAATTATTATTATACTGTTTTTTTTGCGTATATTCAATAAACAGGCAAATAAACTGGAGAATTACAGCAAATCATGGTCTTTTTGCACACAATAAAAGCAGGAATTTATTTCTGAAGGTCTATCTATCATAATTATAAGATTATAGTTTTTGATTTTTTTCTTGGATAGTCTTAAAAACATTTCTTCTTGTGTTCCTTCTTATTCGCAAAAGACGGATAAATGATTTTCGACCATTTCTTCAGTTAATCCAATATATCCGCCTTCTGGAACACATTTTTTAATTAAAAGTATTGATAAGGATGTCGGCCATAATCATTCTAACTCCGGAGGTAACCGCATCGAATATGTTGCCATCGCCTCAACCAAGCTTGCGCGAGGACTCTACGTCTTCCACGCCGACAGAGTTAGAATCCTGTATCCTGTATTGCATCAGTATTATCTCATTATCTGCCGCCGTTATTTTGTCAATAAGTTTTTTATTTATTTTACGCTGCATGCGCCGATTCTTTTACCGGTAATTTCGATATTTGAATTAGCATTCATCGTCCTGCCTTGATATGTGTTGATAGTATTGATATGTCCGTGCATATGCATTGTTGTATGGGTTAGAAAATATTCAAAAATAACATGTTGCCTCATTATGCCGTTCATACTCAACTTATCGCGTAAAGTCCTTCTTCCGCCGTTCTTATTCTTTCGACAAGACTCACAGGAAGAACGAATATTTTCCCGTCGCCGTAATGTCCGGTTTTATTTACCTGTATTATAGTTTTTACGGCTCTGTCCTTATCTGCTTCTTTGATAGATAAGGACAACATCCTTTTCGGAAGGAAACCGTAATCGTTATCCGGTATGTTTTCTTTATTATTTATTAGATTTAAACCGGGGTCTAATTCGTTGGCAAGTCCTCCCCTGCCTTTCTGTTTGCCTCTTCCGTGTATAGAATAAAAAGTTATCTGGTCGAAACCTTCATTGCTTAAAGCCTCTTTTGTTTCCTGAACCTTGTGCCGCCTTATTATAGCTATAATTTCTACTACGTTTTCCTGAAATTTAGATTCCATAAAAACCTCATTAATTAAATTAAATAATTAAGATAAATAATTCAACAAATAAACAATAAATAAACTGTTTAATACATTCGCGCCTATAACTATGTAAGATAATATTTTTACAAACCTTCGGCTCCGGTCCTTACGGTGTAAGCATTCGATACCGGTATTACAAAAATTTTTCCGTCGCCTATGTGTCCGGTTACAGCATTTTCCTGAATAATATCGCAAACCTTGTTTGCCTCGCCTTTATTAACGACTATCATTAGCTCTAATTTCGGCAGTTCGTCGTAAACCACTTCGCCTACTTTAATTCCTTTTTGTTTTCCCCTACCAAAAACATGCATCTTGGTTACGGAAACAAACCCGTTTTCTTCAAGCGCCTTAAGAACGTCTTTTTCTTTTTCCGGTCTTATTATAGCTCTTACCATTTCCATAAAAATCTCCTTTTCAAATAAAAATTTGAATTTATTTTATTAAGTTAAAAGTTATTTTGTATTTTATTGCCGTCCGTTAAAATAATCGCCCTTGCTATTTCTTCTATAGGACGGCCGCTGTTCATGCTTAACTTCTGCAATCTGCTATGCGCTTCTTTTTCCGAAATATCTTCTTTATTCATAAGTATATTTTTTGCTTTACCTATTAATTTCCTGCCTTCTATATACTGTTTTAAATTTTCGTTTTCTTTTTTGATATCCTGAAATTTTTTAAAATTTTCTATAGCAATTATGGTCTGGGCTAAAATTTCGCTTTTTTTCGCCGGCTTTGTTATGTAAGAGAATGCTCCCGACCCTCTTAAAGATTCGACGTAATAATCATAATCTTCTAAACCGACTGCGCCCGCGGTTAAAAAAATAATAGGAACCGGCGTTTTCTCCATAATCTTTTTGCAAGCGGTAATTCCGTCCATTGACGGCATCTTTATGTCCATGAATATAATATCGGGTTTATGCTCTTCTGCCGCCAATACTGCCGCCGCACCGTTATCGGCTTCGTATATATCCGTCGTGACCGAATTTAAAATAAGCTTAAGTTCTTCTCTCCTTTCTTTTAAATCGTCCACTACTAAAACTTTTATATTTAAATTTAAATCTTTTTCATCTTCCATGCTTTATTAAGTTGCAATTTTTATGCCATTGTACCAAATCCGTAATTTTAATTTTTATGCAACTTGCCCGATTTCTTTTTCTTTTAAAATAATTTTTTTTAACCATGGGGGCGGATTCTTAGACAAAACGTCCCGAAGTTCTTCCATAACGTCGTCAATCTTTAAAGGTGCGGGCTTTGCTCCTATTCCCTTTTTAACTACCGGATATATGCCGGATTTTACTACTCTCGCAGCTGCCGTCCCGCCTATGCTTTCTATGAAAATAATTTTTACGTCCATCAATTTTTCTATCTTTCTATCAATTTTATTAAGTTCTTCTGCCTCATCTTCAAAATATCTGTTTTCCAAAAATTTAAATCCGTCCATATTTATTTCATAAATTGCAAAATTTTTAGCCCATCCAAAATGGTCATTGATTAAAATATTATCATTTGTCGCAAAACCTACTTTCATTTTAACCTCCCTCCCCACGATTTTTATTAAATTTAAATTATTCTTACGTTTAATCTTATTAGTTATTATTTGTTAATTATCGTTTTTTTACTCGGTAAAAAGTAAATTTGCGCTTTCGATAACAAGATTTATAGCGCCGTCATACAATATATAATGCTTATAATTATGTCCTATTTCGTCTATTATCGGGAACCCTGCTTTAAGCAAAGGTATGTCTAAATTTTCGGCATAAAATTTTGCGTTTGAATTTGAAACTATCATATCTAAGTTTCCGCAATTATCGAGTAAATCCAAATCGCCTTCCGACAAATCTAAAAATCTGTACTTAATATCGTTTACGGCTTTTGTCGTTATTCCAAGTTTTAAATTTGCTCCGATTTCCGAATAAATAGCGGAAAAAGAATCTAAAAGGTCTATACCGAGGGCTAAAGCTATTTCTTTTCCGGAAAAATAAAAATGCGCATCCAAATAAGCATCCATCATACGTCTTCTCTGCCTTTTATATTTTTCGGGAATTTCTTTTCCGCTAGCTTTAGAAATAAACTTAAAAAAATTATCGCTGTTTTTCAGTCCGCATAAATTAGAAAAATAATATGTCTTTAAACCGGTTAAGTCTTCAATATTCTTAAGAGCGTCTTTAAGGCTCAAACCTATTATTAAATTAAA
This genomic interval carries:
- a CDS encoding DUF86 domain-containing protein, producing ILLRFEPVKDVSDFTDSPAGMEKLDSICMPLIAIGESLKKLDKITEGELFKKYPDIEWKKAIGMRNIISHQYFDIDAEAVFQVCYIEIPRLSKTIEKMIKDIK
- a CDS encoding class I SAM-dependent methyltransferase, whose amino-acid sequence is MKHNWNAEDYAKNSQCQLQLGEELIEKLSLTGSESLLDIGCGDGKISAKLSKILKKGEVVGIDASENMINLASKEFSNDKFQNLTFYRMDAEEINFSKKFDIAFSNACLHWIKDHSYVLRKVHACLKPKGRILFQMGGRGNVDEVLNTVKLVLNKPDWSKYFNNFVTPYYFYDIKDYEIWLSENNFKPLRLELTKKNIKHAGEESFKGWLRTTWFPFTDCLPETLRETFLDEVSESYKMDHPTDKSGNINVKMVRLEVEAYVL
- a CDS encoding PIN domain-containing protein; protein product: MVFPTLTRKNMKLQKIFCYWMILPVSTQVINEVSNNMLKKLGFDEPSVIEFIDSCYKRYLIISFSKDILLKASLIRTKYRYSYWDSTIIASALKNKCDILYSEDLNSGQEIEEQLKIVNPFK
- a CDS encoding P-II family nitrogen regulator; translation: MESKFQENVVEIIAIIRRHKVQETKEALSNEGFDQITFYSIHGRGKQKGRGGLANELDPGLNLINNKENIPDNDYGFLPKRMLSLSIKEADKDRAVKTIIQVNKTGHYGDGKIFVLPVSLVERIRTAEEGLYAIS
- a CDS encoding P-II family nitrogen regulator; the protein is MEMVRAIIRPEKEKDVLKALEENGFVSVTKMHVFGRGKQKGIKVGEVVYDELPKLELMIVVNKGEANKVCDIIQENAVTGHIGDGKIFVIPVSNAYTVRTGAEGL
- a CDS encoding response regulator, with translation MEDEKDLNLNIKVLVVDDLKERREELKLILNSVTTDIYEADNGAAAVLAAEEHKPDIIFMDIKMPSMDGITACKKIMEKTPVPIIFLTAGAVGLEDYDYYVESLRGSGAFSYITKPAKKSEILAQTIIAIENFKKFQDIKKENENLKQYIEGRKLIGKAKNILMNKEDISEKEAHSRLQKLSMNSGRPIEEIARAIILTDGNKIQNNF
- the nifX gene encoding nitrogen fixation protein NifX is translated as MKVGFATNDNILINDHFGWAKNFAIYEINMDGFKFLENRYFEDEAEELNKIDRKIEKLMDVKIIFIESIGGTAAARVVKSGIYPVVKKGIGAKPAPLKIDDVMEELRDVLSKNPPPWLKKIILKEKEIGQVA